Genomic DNA from Pseudobacteriovorax antillogorgiicola:
CTCTTACCTATCAAGCAATGTCAGTCACAGGCTTGTTTAAGTCAATCTCAGAAGGAAAAATCGATATCAAGGTGCCTGACAATAAGAATTGGGGCACTGATATTAAGAAAAATAGCAAGATTCTTTACTCTAAGCCCATTGTTCAAGCCACGGAAGGTGTTCTCGTTAAAGAAGAGTTTTCGGGCAAGCTTCCGGCAAAGATTTCCACGGTTAAAGGGTTCACAGCTTATGCCATTTTAGATCATATCAAGCGCAATGAGGTGGTCCTAGACGAAAGCTCGAAAATGAAGGGTATCATCAAAAAAGTCCTGTCTGGAAGATCTGATGGCGCGTACGTTGAAGCCCGGGTAGCACGAAGTATTCTCAGAAAAATGGGAATGTCTGGCAGAGAGCTATACCTCTCGGAAGTGTACCCCAAAGATGTCCATCCATTTGTAGCAAGTTTTCCACCACGGAATAAAGATATTCATGATCAATTTAACGAGTTTTTGAAATCTCCAGAGGCTCAGAAAATCTATGAAAAATGGCAGTTCTGAGACCCTAGCAATTAAATCG
This window encodes:
- a CDS encoding substrate-binding periplasmic protein, whose protein sequence is MIRLGIILWLALLVPPLYGKKTLTVGVETIDYLPYYGLINKTYTGFMRDLFDSFAQKHGYTLTYQAMSVTGLFKSISEGKIDIKVPDNKNWGTDIKKNSKILYSKPIVQATEGVLVKEEFSGKLPAKISTVKGFTAYAILDHIKRNEVVLDESSKMKGIIKKVLSGRSDGAYVEARVARSILRKMGMSGRELYLSEVYPKDVHPFVASFPPRNKDIHDQFNEFLKSPEAQKIYEKWQF